A stretch of Desulfobacter hydrogenophilus DNA encodes these proteins:
- a CDS encoding eCIS core domain-containing protein: MQKTLQNTNNEQKTDTAVPAPRENSKDTHAERTYQAGVPLFLQRFAASSSLPQFQRDVVEKKKREKETPEVLPKLTVGTSDDEYEREADRVADTVMRMSDMNGIHPSQTPNPGLQAHAVNPKLSPLIRRKADEANPKYHTAVESDIQSLWGRGQSLSPDTQEFFETRFAADFSQVRVHTGLQAENVTQAIHARAFTHGNNIVFGAGEYAPRTNSGKVLLAHELTHVVQQRHRKPAGQIQRMPGELQQQIRRIIADEDTAAINSISAELLNATSPGQRAGMVRILTNQLWVGSGSEATIVRLIGHNRQHRQVIEVLNMIGYCRRVVDAVDDDELSMTLRVYGMDAGTPTAPRGDESVATAIESDQSSQIMQLEMTSIRNAGDSQRLGMLRILLGMSWSNAAEEGRIIDILGTSQGLGSVMHDLSSVGLKQSLFNHIDSQVNKNRLTTLLARLDDPTINEDLRVFNQSFWENLGEGILGGLSLALSQFSLGAIIMGMLHPIIHPIDSIGNILDQFLGIFQDFSIDRLLTFCRDICGFVGMWLLVATGIAWGVAGLAAAGVITLPASVPIAAIATGLTAWAATVGICFIAFAIIKTVWDLIQAGSATTARGLEREEEHIAEDVTLLAVVAMFAGLVRGLKAIIRSVRGPAVEPEAAEPGRLNEAAEQVRDGQAEAQRTAEQIRDTSTEARETQARPPERSLFDRNALPEDMQQAYDGLNSDLARAEFERLAQRFANDQVPYERLRRAVKGMRRNGGDLQGRLETAARRATAEPPVETPRGEVEAAREVKHDAEGLREQLQQNTEIEGTDRLIDRLNQMIDGPLRRMTGDERGHAPDVATPERVQGARNNIESIRAEWRAAQEATGVEAVSRDVPYTNEAGTQTHVDVDVVAENGRTWIEVKNKAPFGLRHPETAPRHRGALHRGWIDLANQVRRLQRAARQNQVDGQPPRIRVRFPKGVSFGVRTMLRIMGVEVEAARVVDIGDLPSGELIPQGPIPDETLEETEGQME; this comes from the coding sequence ATGCAGAAAACACTTCAAAATACGAACAATGAGCAAAAAACCGATACGGCTGTTCCAGCTCCCAGGGAAAACAGCAAGGATACCCATGCCGAACGGACCTATCAGGCCGGAGTGCCGTTGTTCCTTCAACGTTTTGCCGCTTCATCATCTCTTCCGCAGTTTCAGAGGGATGTAGTGGAAAAAAAAAAGCGAGAAAAGGAAACGCCGGAAGTTCTGCCAAAACTGACAGTAGGTACTTCCGATGACGAGTATGAACGGGAAGCGGACCGGGTGGCGGACACGGTGATGCGGATGTCGGATATGAATGGCATTCATCCATCGCAAACACCAAATCCCGGCCTTCAAGCCCATGCCGTTAATCCAAAACTCTCGCCCCTTATCCGGCGTAAAGCCGACGAGGCAAACCCGAAATATCACACTGCAGTTGAGTCGGATATCCAAAGCTTATGGGGCCGAGGTCAATCTCTGTCACCGGACACTCAAGAATTTTTTGAAACCCGTTTTGCTGCTGATTTCAGCCAGGTACGAGTGCATACAGGCTTGCAGGCGGAGAATGTCACACAGGCAATTCATGCACGTGCCTTCACCCACGGAAACAATATAGTCTTCGGGGCGGGGGAATATGCACCGAGGACAAACTCGGGCAAGGTTCTGTTGGCACATGAATTAACCCATGTCGTTCAGCAGCGCCATCGAAAACCAGCCGGGCAAATACAGCGCATGCCAGGTGAACTGCAGCAGCAAATCCGAAGAATTATTGCAGATGAGGATACGGCAGCGATTAATTCGATTTCAGCAGAATTACTTAATGCCACATCACCGGGGCAACGCGCGGGAATGGTAAGAATACTGACGAATCAGTTGTGGGTCGGAAGCGGCAGCGAGGCCACAATTGTTCGATTGATTGGCCATAACCGCCAGCATCGCCAAGTCATTGAGGTGCTAAATATGATTGGTTATTGCCGGCGTGTAGTTGATGCCGTGGATGATGACGAATTGAGCATGACATTGCGTGTTTACGGAATGGATGCCGGCACACCGACAGCTCCGCGCGGTGATGAATCGGTTGCAACGGCCATTGAGTCTGACCAGTCCTCACAGATCATGCAACTTGAAATGACCAGTATCCGCAATGCCGGCGATTCACAACGGCTTGGGATGCTGAGAATCCTGTTGGGCATGTCATGGTCCAATGCCGCGGAGGAAGGCCGCATAATAGATATTCTCGGGACGTCGCAGGGCTTGGGTAGTGTGATGCATGATCTGTCCTCGGTTGGTTTAAAACAGTCACTTTTTAACCATATCGATTCACAGGTTAATAAAAACCGCCTAACAACGTTACTGGCCCGCTTAGACGATCCAACCATAAACGAGGATTTGCGCGTATTTAACCAAAGTTTTTGGGAAAATTTGGGAGAAGGCATCCTCGGAGGCCTCTCGCTTGCCTTGAGTCAATTTTCATTGGGCGCCATAATCATGGGAATGCTGCACCCAATCATTCATCCGATTGACAGCATCGGTAATATCCTCGATCAATTCCTCGGCATATTTCAGGATTTCAGTATCGACAGGCTCCTTACTTTTTGTCGGGATATTTGCGGGTTTGTCGGCATGTGGCTACTTGTGGCGACAGGCATTGCATGGGGTGTTGCCGGTTTGGCGGCGGCTGGTGTCATTACTCTGCCCGCTTCTGTGCCGATTGCGGCAATCGCGACCGGTTTAACGGCCTGGGCCGCCACGGTAGGTATTTGTTTTATTGCTTTTGCGATTATCAAGACCGTCTGGGATTTAATTCAAGCCGGTTCGGCGACAACCGCACGCGGGCTGGAACGTGAAGAAGAGCATATCGCAGAAGATGTCACTTTGTTGGCAGTTGTAGCGATGTTTGCCGGTTTGGTACGAGGGCTCAAAGCTATAATTCGATCTGTACGCGGACCGGCTGTGGAGCCTGAAGCGGCGGAGCCGGGGCGTTTGAATGAAGCGGCAGAGCAGGTGCGTGACGGCCAAGCTGAAGCACAGCGTACAGCCGAGCAAATCCGAGATACATCCACCGAAGCCCGCGAAACCCAAGCCCGACCACCCGAACGCTCTTTGTTTGATAGAAACGCTCTACCCGAAGACATGCAGCAGGCTTACGATGGCCTGAATAGTGATTTGGCTCGCGCCGAATTCGAGCGACTGGCTCAACGATTTGCCAATGACCAAGTGCCTTACGAACGCTTGCGTAGGGCAGTTAAGGGTATGCGCCGAAATGGCGGCGATTTACAAGGGCGTCTGGAAACCGCTGCGCGCCGTGCAACGGCAGAGCCCCCAGTAGAAACGCCTCGCGGGGAAGTAGAGGCCGCCCGGGAAGTAAAGCATGATGCCGAGGGTTTGCGCGAACAGTTGCAGCAGAACACTGAAATCGAAGGGACTGATCGGCTTATCGACCGATTGAATCAGATGATAGACGGCCCTCTACGACGCATGACCGGTGATGAACGCGGGCATGCGCCAGATGTTGCGACGCCGGAACGCGTTCAAGGTGCACGCAACAATATTGAGTCCATACGTGCAGAGTGGCGTGCAGCGCAAGAAGCGACCGGTGTTGAAGCCGTATCCCGTGATGTACCCTATACAAACGAAGCTGGCACCCAGACGCATGTGGATGTCGATGTGGTCGCTGAAAACGGTCGCACCTGGATTGAAGTAAAAAACAAAGCGCCATTTGGTTTGCGTCACCCGGAAACAGCGCCCCGGCATAGAGGTGCCCTGCATAGGGGTTGGATAGACCTGGCTAATCAGGTACGCCGTCTGCAACGAGCGGCCCGGCAAAATCAGGTGGACGGCCAACCGCCGAGAATCCGCGTCCGTTTCCCAAAAGGGGTCTCCTTTGGTGTCCGAACAATGTTAAGAATAATGGGGGTCGAGGTTGAAGCTGCGCGGGTGGTCGACATTGGAGATTTGCCAAGTGGCGAACTGATTCCCCAGGGGCCGATTCCGGATGAAACGTTAGAAGAGACGGAGGGACAAATGGAATGA
- a CDS encoding DUF4198 domain-containing protein: protein MKKSVITSGLMFFVLIFTAVSVQAHYGMIIPSDNMFMQNDDRTVHIIASFSHPFEGHGMELVNPNVFAVRANGQTQDLLGTLKQTKVMDHTAWTTDYKIKRPGVYMFYMEPEPYWEPAEDCFIIHYTKTVVTAFGDDEGWDQEIGLKTEIVPLSKPFAQYAGNVFQGIVKLDGKAVPYAEVEVEYYNEDGKAQAPTDYMVTQTIKADAYGVFTYAAPKAGWWGFAALNEADFTLKADGQDKGVELGAVIWVKFETWTTK from the coding sequence ATGAAAAAATCAGTGATCACATCAGGGCTCATGTTTTTTGTTCTTATTTTTACTGCCGTAAGTGTCCAGGCACATTACGGAATGATTATCCCTTCGGACAACATGTTTATGCAGAATGACGACCGCACTGTTCATATCATCGCCTCTTTTTCCCATCCCTTTGAAGGACACGGGATGGAACTTGTCAATCCCAATGTATTTGCCGTGCGTGCCAATGGCCAGACCCAGGATCTTTTAGGCACGTTGAAACAGACAAAGGTTATGGATCACACGGCCTGGACAACAGATTACAAAATCAAAAGGCCCGGCGTTTATATGTTCTACATGGAACCTGAACCCTATTGGGAACCTGCCGAAGACTGCTTTATCATTCATTACACTAAAACCGTGGTTACCGCTTTCGGGGATGACGAAGGATGGGACCAGGAAATCGGGCTCAAAACAGAAATCGTTCCGTTGTCAAAGCCGTTTGCACAGTATGCCGGCAACGTGTTCCAGGGTATTGTTAAATTAGACGGCAAAGCCGTACCTTATGCAGAAGTTGAAGTGGAATATTACAACGAAGACGGAAAAGCCCAAGCCCCCACAGATTACATGGTTACCCAGACAATCAAGGCTGATGCCTACGGTGTATTCACCTATGCTGCACCCAAGGCCGGCTGGTGGGGCTTTGCAGCACTTAATGAAGCTGATTTCACCCTTAAAGCTGACGGGCAGGATAAAGGTGTTGAGTTGGGTGCGGTGATATGGGTAAAATTTGAAACCTGGACAACGAAATAG
- a CDS encoding TRAP transporter small permease subunit: MNIFVNIIEKTIIHIGKAVSWLNVLLILVILVQVVMRYLFSFSSVALEELQWHLYAVGIMVGLSYALTENIHVRLDLLHGRLRKKTRAWIDIIGLTVLVLPWCYVIILHGLDFVAASWRVKEASASPTGLSCYYIIKSVIPVSFGLLTLAALARILKQILVIAGKKVPHDA, translated from the coding sequence GTGAATATATTTGTTAATATAATTGAAAAAACCATTATCCACATAGGCAAAGCCGTATCATGGCTCAATGTCCTGCTGATCCTGGTTATTCTGGTCCAGGTGGTCATGCGCTATCTGTTCTCCTTCAGCTCGGTGGCTTTGGAGGAACTGCAGTGGCATCTGTATGCCGTGGGTATCATGGTCGGTCTCTCCTATGCCCTGACCGAAAATATCCATGTGCGCCTGGATCTACTCCATGGTCGATTGCGAAAGAAAACCCGGGCATGGATCGATATCATCGGCCTGACCGTACTGGTGCTGCCCTGGTGTTATGTGATCATCCTGCACGGCCTTGATTTTGTGGCAGCTTCATGGCGGGTTAAGGAAGCATCTGCGTCTCCCACAGGGCTTAGTTGTTATTATATTATAAAGTCTGTGATCCCCGTAAGTTTTGGCTTGCTGACCCTGGCTGCCCTGGCCCGCATTTTAAAACAAATTCTGGTGATAGCCGGAAAAAAGGTGCCCCATGACGCATGA
- a CDS encoding transposase has translation MVIKEHPNIFPPEIACGYTMKEIRVSKKLKLKIRRIVIAGVSYTIRPSFAMPYMTGFVKDVEKPLFLRKFAVPFWALSHCFGKNPMYWYRLEATIGRYSLVGTTIKSPEKLPQHLSADEKHTRLLGEKTYIATTVGNNCILGASVSETASGKDLQKAYGVFKEEAECINPEYQPDTVNTDGWRSTQKAWKKLFPKIAVLSCFLHIFIGIRDRSRKKYKEHFLDAATRLWDCFRAESKRSFSQRVRRLSEWCRNTENEVPDVISVKIKKLRDNLPQFSQAYDFPGAHRTSNMVDRLMQRMDRHLFSTKYFHGTMKSANLSIRAWALIQNFAPLNPWTVKHKGHVSSFERINGFQYHENWLQNLLISGSLGGLRTGPPNPL, from the coding sequence ATGGTAATCAAGGAGCATCCTAATATTTTTCCGCCTGAAATCGCCTGCGGATACACAATGAAGGAGATCAGAGTCTCAAAAAAACTGAAATTAAAAATCAGAAGGATAGTCATAGCTGGTGTCAGTTACACAATAAGGCCGTCTTTTGCCATGCCGTATATGACTGGATTTGTGAAAGATGTTGAAAAACCGTTATTTTTGCGTAAGTTTGCTGTTCCATTTTGGGCTCTGAGCCACTGTTTCGGGAAAAATCCCATGTATTGGTATCGTCTTGAAGCAACTATTGGCCGGTACAGCCTCGTAGGAACCACTATCAAGTCCCCAGAGAAATTACCCCAGCACCTTTCTGCTGATGAAAAACATACCCGCCTTTTGGGAGAAAAGACCTATATTGCCACGACGGTCGGAAATAACTGTATTTTAGGAGCCAGTGTTTCGGAAACAGCATCCGGTAAAGATCTTCAAAAAGCATACGGTGTTTTTAAAGAGGAGGCTGAATGCATTAATCCGGAATATCAGCCGGATACTGTCAATACCGACGGATGGCGGTCAACGCAGAAGGCCTGGAAAAAGCTGTTTCCCAAGATAGCCGTGCTATCCTGCTTTTTGCACATTTTTATTGGCATACGTGATCGCTCACGCAAAAAATACAAGGAGCATTTCCTGGATGCGGCTACCAGATTATGGGATTGCTTCAGGGCAGAGTCCAAAAGATCATTCTCACAAAGAGTTCGGAGGCTTTCCGAATGGTGTCGAAATACGGAGAATGAAGTTCCAGACGTCATTTCAGTTAAAATCAAGAAGCTTAGGGATAATCTTCCACAGTTTTCCCAAGCCTATGATTTTCCTGGCGCACATAGAACGAGCAACATGGTTGACCGGCTGATGCAACGGATGGATCGTCATTTATTCAGTACCAAATATTTTCACGGCACTATGAAATCTGCCAATCTCAGCATACGTGCCTGGGCGCTTATCCAAAATTTTGCCCCGCTCAATCCATGGACGGTAAAGCACAAAGGCCATGTGAGTTCTTTTGAAAGAATTAACGGATTTCAGTACCACGAAAACTGGCTTCAGAACCTTTTGATTTCGGGTTCATTGGGAGGCTTACGGACGGGTCCCCCAAATCCGTTATAA
- a CDS encoding SUMF1/EgtB/PvdO family nonheme iron enzyme has protein sequence MQYSWGLYQIHGNVWEWCQNCWHDSYNGASDDGSAWPIFSKKRL, from the coding sequence ATACAATATTCCTGGGGCCTGTACCAGATACACGGCAATGTCTGGGAGTGGTGCCAAAACTGTTGGCATGATAGTTATAATGGCGCCTCGGATGACGGGAGTGCCTGGCCCATCTTTTCGAAAAAAAGGCTTTAA
- a CDS encoding TRAP transporter large permease — translation MTHEDILVIAMMVSFIGLLFTGFPIALILGGVSILFAGIGYVSDLYFDTMTGLDFMSIGMEVNRIFAIMNNWIMVALPMFIFMGLMLDRSGIAENMMQNIQVLFGRVRGGLAITVTFIGIILAASTGIIGASVVLLGLLSMPVMLNQGYSKSLACGTICGAGTLGILIPPSIMLVMMADRLGVPVGDLFMGALFPGLLLANLYMVYILVLAWLSPRKAPLIPNQPDLTWNLVGSALKTCIPPVILVFAVLGTISFGMATPTEASGIGALGGLILTIVNGRFTFKVLKEVVHQTFSITAYIFAIVIGATCFALVLRELGGDALVEETLTSLPFGPYGIVAFILGIVFFLGFFLDWIEITLIILPLLAPVIPSLGIDLGVWPNIDNPALIWFAILVAVVLQTSFLTPPVGFAIFYLRGVCPPEVKLKHLYKGVIPFIILQLIGLAVIVIWPEIILWLPSVTYQ, via the coding sequence ATGACGCATGAAGATATCCTAGTCATTGCCATGATGGTCTCCTTTATCGGGCTGCTGTTCACCGGTTTTCCAATTGCACTGATTCTTGGCGGGGTCTCCATTCTGTTTGCCGGTATCGGCTACGTTTCGGACCTGTACTTTGACACCATGACCGGACTGGACTTCATGTCCATCGGCATGGAGGTGAACCGGATATTCGCCATCATGAACAACTGGATTATGGTGGCCCTGCCCATGTTTATCTTCATGGGTCTGATGCTGGACCGATCCGGCATTGCCGAAAATATGATGCAAAACATCCAGGTCCTTTTCGGCAGGGTCCGAGGCGGGCTTGCCATCACAGTAACATTTATCGGCATTATCCTGGCTGCCAGCACCGGAATCATCGGGGCCTCGGTGGTCCTTCTAGGGCTTTTATCCATGCCTGTAATGCTCAACCAGGGATATTCCAAATCTTTGGCCTGCGGCACCATCTGCGGTGCAGGGACGTTAGGCATTCTCATCCCGCCCTCCATTATGCTGGTCATGATGGCGGACAGACTGGGAGTGCCCGTGGGGGATCTGTTCATGGGCGCGCTGTTCCCCGGCCTTTTACTGGCAAACCTTTACATGGTCTATATCCTTGTTCTGGCCTGGCTTTCACCCCGAAAAGCGCCACTGATCCCGAACCAGCCGGACTTGACCTGGAACCTGGTGGGATCAGCTTTGAAAACCTGTATTCCGCCGGTGATCCTGGTATTCGCCGTTTTAGGTACCATCTCATTTGGTATGGCAACGCCAACCGAAGCCAGCGGTATCGGGGCCCTGGGCGGCCTAATTCTCACCATTGTCAACGGCCGATTCACTTTCAAAGTTCTAAAGGAAGTGGTCCACCAGACTTTCAGTATCACGGCCTATATTTTCGCCATCGTAATCGGGGCCACCTGTTTTGCCCTGGTATTGCGGGAACTGGGCGGCGACGCCCTGGTGGAGGAAACGCTGACAAGCCTGCCGTTCGGCCCCTACGGCATAGTGGCCTTTATTCTTGGTATTGTATTTTTTCTGGGATTTTTTCTGGACTGGATTGAAATCACCTTGATTATCCTGCCCCTGCTGGCACCGGTAATCCCGTCACTGGGCATAGATCTTGGCGTCTGGCCCAACATAGACAATCCCGCCCTGATCTGGTTTGCCATTCTGGTGGCCGTGGTGCTCCAGACCTCGTTTCTCACGCCGCCCGTGGGATTTGCCATCTTTTATCTAAGGGGGGTATGTCCGCCCGAAGTGAAACTCAAGCATCTATACAAAGGCGTTATTCCTTTTATCATTCTCCAGCTCATCGGTCTTGCCGTCATTGTGATCTGGCCTGAAATCATCCTGTGGCTGCCTTCGGTTACCTACCAGTAG
- the cbiM gene encoding cobalt transporter CbiM translates to MHISDGVLSAPILGAGMALAAAGTAVGLKKLKEDKIPQAAILSAAFFVASLIHVPIGPSSVHLILNGILGLMLGWTAFPSILIALLLQGVLFQFGGITTLGVNTVIMATPAVACYYLFAGVVHKPGAISYIASFACGFLSVFFSSLLVGTALMFTQESFFEVAWAVVIAHLPVMFIEGLVTIFCVGFLKKVQPELLPKWSAAQHQAALDSRTKMVEKQV, encoded by the coding sequence ATGCATATTTCTGACGGTGTTCTTTCTGCACCGATTTTAGGGGCCGGAATGGCCCTGGCTGCGGCCGGCACTGCCGTAGGCTTGAAAAAACTTAAAGAAGATAAAATTCCCCAGGCCGCTATTTTGTCGGCCGCTTTTTTTGTGGCGTCCCTTATTCATGTGCCCATCGGGCCTTCCAGCGTCCATCTGATTCTCAACGGTATTCTTGGCCTGATGCTTGGCTGGACCGCTTTTCCATCCATTTTGATAGCGCTACTGCTCCAGGGGGTGCTGTTCCAGTTCGGCGGTATCACCACCCTGGGGGTCAACACGGTTATTATGGCCACACCAGCAGTGGCCTGTTATTACCTGTTTGCAGGAGTTGTCCACAAACCTGGCGCGATATCCTATATAGCCTCCTTTGCCTGCGGATTTTTAAGTGTTTTTTTCAGTAGCCTGCTTGTGGGCACTGCCTTGATGTTTACCCAAGAAAGTTTTTTCGAGGTGGCTTGGGCCGTTGTTATAGCCCATCTTCCGGTTATGTTCATTGAGGGTCTTGTGACAATTTTCTGTGTCGGTTTTCTTAAAAAGGTGCAGCCTGAACTTCTGCCTAAATGGTCTGCGGCACAGCATCAGGCCGCATTGGACAGCAGAACGAAAATGGTTGAAAAACAGGTATAA
- a CDS encoding TRAP transporter substrate-binding protein has protein sequence MNKTIRFFAVISLTCCLALGLTTQVYAKNVLLKVPCSVPFSVPILGHDIVGTIADTINKSSNGTLKVKLYAPGKLVPSLEVLDAVSSGKTNAGYTAAFYYAGKNPASVLFSSFPFGPDPEEYIAWYYYGNGLKLYQEMYDHYGYNVKVIPAGIISAETSGWFTKPIEKVEDLKGIKMRISGLGGKVLTKLGVSVTMLPVGEIFQALEKGLIDATEFSMPVCDAPLGFYKVAKYNYYPGWHQPSTVQELLINKETWNALDESQQTLIETACMAATLKSLALSNGMQGKIIKENTEKHGVKNLYWSDEMLAAFEAAWKEVVQEEIAKDPMFKKTWEDLEQFRAEYKKWADVGFLPR, from the coding sequence TTGAACAAAACCATTCGTTTTTTTGCGGTTATATCATTGACATGTTGCCTGGCGTTAGGATTAACCACCCAGGTTTATGCCAAAAACGTTTTACTTAAAGTGCCCTGCTCGGTGCCGTTCAGTGTACCCATTTTAGGACATGATATTGTGGGCACCATTGCCGACACCATTAACAAATCATCAAACGGCACATTAAAAGTCAAACTCTATGCGCCAGGAAAACTGGTACCGTCTCTGGAAGTGCTTGATGCGGTCAGCTCAGGAAAAACCAATGCCGGGTATACGGCAGCGTTCTACTATGCAGGCAAGAACCCGGCCAGTGTGCTTTTCAGTTCTTTCCCCTTTGGACCGGATCCTGAAGAATATATTGCCTGGTATTACTATGGCAACGGCTTAAAGCTTTACCAGGAGATGTATGACCATTACGGATATAACGTTAAGGTAATCCCGGCAGGTATCATCAGCGCCGAGACCTCGGGCTGGTTCACCAAGCCCATTGAAAAGGTTGAAGACCTGAAGGGCATTAAAATGCGTATTTCCGGCCTTGGCGGCAAGGTGTTAACCAAGCTGGGCGTATCGGTCACCATGCTTCCCGTAGGTGAAATCTTCCAGGCCCTGGAAAAAGGGCTGATTGATGCCACGGAATTTTCCATGCCCGTATGCGATGCGCCTTTAGGCTTTTATAAAGTAGCCAAATACAACTATTACCCGGGCTGGCACCAGCCTTCCACAGTCCAGGAACTATTGATCAACAAGGAGACTTGGAATGCCCTGGATGAATCCCAGCAGACCCTGATTGAGACCGCCTGCATGGCAGCCACCCTGAAATCATTGGCACTAAGCAACGGTATGCAGGGCAAAATTATCAAAGAAAATACGGAAAAACACGGTGTTAAAAACCTGTACTGGTCCGACGAGATGCTGGCTGCCTTTGAAGCAGCCTGGAAAGAGGTTGTTCAAGAAGAAATCGCCAAAGATCCCATGTTCAAAAAAACCTGGGAAGACCTGGAACAGTTCAGAGCCGAATATAAAAAATGGGCGGATGTGGGATTTTTGCCCCGGTAA
- a CDS encoding AMP-binding protein, giving the protein MTLKSFYKEVMALNGIQDMGQREVQAKTFFEKLNSAELPKTFNWAQEIFEDIHVKERPDQPALIWADLHTDEQEQYTYTQLAENGNKMLNYLRKKGVEKGDNLYMLTPIVPQTWFASFAAIKGGLVAVPTATTMTEREIQFRFEAYPPDVIIAHESLADLVDDALAKAECTPKAKIILGAKKGWTSYPQIAEESPQASPATINSEDVLFCFFTSGTTGLPKRVGHSALSYPLGHMSTAVILGLEPGGVHHNLSAPGWAKWAWSSFFSPFNVGGTATGFNFTTLDIKKYLSFVAKYKINSFCAPPTAWRAFVGLDLAGYDFSALKYSLSAGEPLNPEVIDQWRDATGTEIRDFYGQTESTAMIGNPPWMEGKMRLGSFGYPAFMYDVILADDEGKEIREPDTTGHIVIRLSNWRAIGLFQEYIDNEATTSQAFKHGLYFTGDKATFDKDGYWWFVGRADDVIKTSDYRVGPFEVESALIEHPAVMETAVVGVPDPNRHQLVKAFVILGAGQKPSRELALELFKHTIDVLAKFKIPRIIEFVEVLPKTISGKIRRIELRENEESKTEDQVTEFFYHQFPELSSKNK; this is encoded by the coding sequence ATGACGTTGAAAAGCTTTTATAAAGAGGTGATGGCACTCAATGGGATCCAGGATATGGGCCAACGTGAAGTCCAAGCAAAAACGTTTTTTGAAAAACTGAATTCAGCCGAACTGCCCAAAACATTTAACTGGGCCCAGGAAATTTTTGAAGATATACACGTCAAAGAGCGGCCGGACCAGCCGGCGCTTATCTGGGCCGACCTGCATACAGATGAACAAGAGCAGTATACATACACCCAGTTGGCTGAAAACGGCAACAAGATGTTAAATTATCTGCGTAAAAAAGGGGTTGAAAAAGGTGATAACCTTTATATGCTGACACCCATTGTCCCCCAAACCTGGTTTGCCTCCTTTGCGGCCATCAAAGGCGGTCTTGTTGCTGTCCCCACGGCCACCACCATGACCGAACGCGAAATCCAGTTCCGCTTTGAAGCGTATCCACCCGATGTTATTATTGCCCATGAGAGCCTGGCCGACCTGGTGGATGACGCCTTGGCCAAGGCCGAATGTACACCCAAGGCCAAAATTATCCTTGGTGCAAAAAAGGGATGGACATCCTATCCTCAGATTGCAGAGGAATCACCCCAGGCATCACCTGCGACCATTAACAGTGAGGACGTTCTGTTCTGCTTTTTCACCTCCGGTACCACAGGGCTTCCCAAACGGGTAGGCCATTCCGCCCTCTCCTATCCTTTGGGCCATATGTCAACAGCCGTGATCCTCGGGCTTGAGCCCGGAGGCGTTCATCACAACTTGAGTGCGCCCGGATGGGCTAAATGGGCATGGAGCAGCTTTTTCAGCCCCTTTAACGTCGGCGGCACGGCCACAGGCTTTAATTTCACCACGCTGGATATTAAAAAATACTTAAGCTTTGTGGCTAAATATAAAATCAATTCATTCTGCGCACCACCCACGGCCTGGCGCGCCTTTGTGGGCCTTGATCTGGCAGGGTATGATTTTTCGGCCCTGAAGTACTCGTTGAGTGCAGGCGAACCGTTGAATCCGGAAGTCATTGACCAATGGCGGGACGCCACGGGTACTGAAATCCGTGATTTTTACGGCCAGACCGAATCCACAGCCATGATCGGCAATCCGCCCTGGATGGAAGGCAAAATGCGCTTAGGTTCCTTTGGATATCCCGCATTCATGTATGATGTCATTCTAGCCGACGATGAAGGCAAAGAGATTAGAGAACCTGACACCACCGGCCATATTGTAATTCGTCTTTCCAACTGGCGCGCCATTGGACTGTTTCAGGAATATATCGACAATGAGGCAACAACATCTCAAGCATTTAAGCACGGACTGTATTTCACCGGTGACAAAGCCACTTTTGACAAGGACGGCTACTGGTGGTTTGTGGGCCGCGCTGATGATGTCATCAAAACCAGTGATTACCGGGTTGGCCCCTTTGAGGTGGAAAGTGCGTTGATTGAGCACCCGGCCGTTATGGAGACTGCCGTGGTAGGCGTGCCTGATCCCAACCGTCACCAGTTGGTAAAAGCGTTTGTTATCCTGGGTGCCGGTCAGAAACCATCAAGGGAACTGGCTTTGGAACTGTTCAAGCACACCATTGATGTGCTGGCCAAATTCAAGATTCCCAGAATTATTGAATTTGTGGAGGTACTGCCCAAAACCATCTCCGGAAAAATCCGTCGTATAGAGCTCCGGGAAAATGAGGAGAGCAAAACCGAAGACCAGGTAACTGAATTCTTTTATCATCAGTTCCCGGAATTAAGCTCCAAAAACAAATAA